A stretch of DNA from Spirosoma endbachense:
ACCCGTTTTTGATTTGGCGAAAATAGAATTGCCCAGATTGTCGCCAATCAACGTACCATCAATGATTTTACCGTACCCATCGGCCACATAAACGTCATTTTCCTGAAGCACATCAATTGGCCAGGCATTGGGGCCTCCCGAGCGTTTTTCGGTTTTCCCTTTCTCTTTGATCGGCTTTTCCATGTCTGGGCGCGATGGCATGTATTGAGCCGTTACAACACGCCCGGCAAGCACCTTATCGGGGTGAATAATCTGCCAACCGGCTTCAAACTGGTTGGTGTAGCCTTCGTTTCTCAACACACCCCAGGCTTCTTCGATGGATATATCTTTCAGGCGTTTTACTAAATCGTCGGATACTTTAGGACGGCCATCGGGGTAGCGCTCCCCCTTCCATTCCTGAGAATAGGCCGAAATCGTCTCTTTGGTTGCGGCAATTTGTTGAGCCTGCCACTGCATGAACAATGCAGACAGGGCAGCGGTGAATAGTAAAGTCGTTTTCATGATCGTAGCAGGATTAGGTATAATCAATTTTCAGGATTCCAATGCCTTCGGGGTTTGGCTTAACGGCTGGGCAAGATTTTCTTCGCGATCGTCGCCTGAGCGATTCCGCCACCAGTTGGCCAGCATCGAACCCGATGTATTCATGAGCGGTCCAAAAATGGCAGGGGCTAATCCGGTTGTGGCTAGCTGGCCCATCTGCAACGCCAGGCCAGAAGCCATGCCCGCATTTTGCATACCCACCTCAAAGGCCACCGATCGACTTGATTGCTCATTGAGGCCAACTGCCCGGCAAGTCCAGTAACCCAGCAGATACCCCAGCGTGTTGTGAAGAAAGCAGGCAAGGAGCAACAGTAACCCTACGTCGAGCAGGCTTTTCTGGCCCGCTGCCGTAATGACGGTTACAATAACCGTGATGCCCACCATCGATAGCATCGACAAAACCCGGTCGAGAATATCGCGTCGACCGCCCGAGATCCGATGAAACAACCACCCGCCAACAATCGGTACTACCAAAAACCAGCCAATATTCCAGAGTGTACCCTCCAGCATAGACCCTTCGCCTGTTTGGATGGCGAGGTAGTTCTTAAGCACAATGATTGCCAGGTAGATAACCAGTTGAATACCCACGCTGCGACGCGTTTGATTGGCATAGGCAAAGGCGTTGAACAGAAGTCCGGCCACGATGGGTAGAATGGTAATGTTGAGAATTTCCATGACCATCTTCCAGAAATCGACCGGAACCAGTTGACCAGCTAATAGCTTCAGGAGGGCTGGCGTCAGAAAAGGCGATAGTAGCGTTGAAAAAGCTGTGACGGTGATCGAAAGCGGCACATTGGCTCGGGCAATAAATGCCATTACATTCGAGGCTAAACCACTTGGCGAACAACCCACCAGTACAATTCCCATGGCAATGGCTGGCGGAAGCGGCAGTAACGTGGCCAGCAGATAACCAATTAAAGGCATAATGATGTAATGGCTCCCAATGCCTACCAGTACCCCTTTCGGGTTTTTGAGAATCCCTGCAAAATCGTCGAGGCTCGATTGTGACCCCATGCCGAACATGATGATCTGAAGCAAGGGGATGATCAGCTTTTTCAATTCAAAACCACCCCAATTCTGCAGCCAGTCCGGGTGGTACATAGCCAGGGCAACGGCTACCGATATCAGTACCGTAAACGATAGACCCGCATAGGCCGGAAAGCGCCGGACGCCAAATGCCAGCAACAACAAACCACCAATAACGAACCAACCAGCAGAAGCACCATAACCCACGATGGCCATACTGGCCGCAATTACCAGCAGCAATCCCGCTCCGGCCAGTGCAACGGCGTGTAAATTCTTCATGACATCAGAAACAAGGCAAATCAACGATACAGAAATGCAGTCAGGTGGGCACAGCAATCCTCTGCCTGCCCGCTACACGTACTCATGCACGTGTAGCGGGAGGTTTTATGCCAGCCAGAACCAGGTTGCTTATTTATCCCAGAATAGTCGGGTATCGAGATCGTCGGCACCCTGCCGGGCAACAGCCAGATTGTAATTAGTCACGTTCACCGAACGCTCGTTGGATGGGTAGGTCAATCGATGAATGAAATCCCCTTTAATGGTTTTACCCGGATATGGGTTAGGGGCCAGGGCTGGGTAACCGCTTCGGCGCCAGTTGGCCCATGCCTCGGGGCCGTTGAGCAGTGATGCCACCCAATACTGCGAATTAATCTGGTTCAGCGCATTCGTTGCATCGAATGGATTGGCTGTCAGGTATGCGTCCATATCAGCCGCCGTAATGGGGTAGGCCGGATCGGTTATCTGGCTCATGTGCGCCCGAACGCCAGCCTGATAAAAGTCACTGGCTTTTCCCTGAATCCAGCCCCGCTGTGCAGCTTCGGCCAGCAAGAGCTGAGTTTGTGCATGCGTGATGTAATATTGAACCGCATCGACCTTACCCAGCGTGCGCCGGTTCAATTGCGAGTACTTCCAGCCACCCGATCCTACGGTTCCGGGGAAACCAGGAGCCGTTTTGATACTACCATCATCGTAGCCAACCGGAATACCCACCTGATTAGCCGGGGTGTTATCCTCGGTGGTTGCATCCGGATTTTTAGACGGTTCGGCATATTTGGTCGCAATTACCTTCAGGCGTGGGTCTTTCGTCGTTTTCAGGTAATCGATAAAAGGCTGGGCCAGGTAAAAATTGGCCTTCTCGGTACCATTCCATAGATTGCTGAGCGGACTGTTGAAAATGCTCGTAAACTGTATTTTGACATTGTCGTCATTCGATTGCATCACCCCGTTCTGAAACGCCTTCTGAACCAGCGTCTGGGCTTTCTGCGCATCGACTTTCGTCAGTCGCATCGCCATCCGGAGCAGTAACGAATTTCCAAATCGCTTCCACTGAGCAATATTACCCTTGAAGAATATATCGCCGGTTTCGATGGTTTTCGTCGCATCGAGGGCGGTGGTAGCCTGATCGACTTCGTTCAGCAGGTCGGTATAAATCTCCTGCTGGTTGTCATAAACCGGCAAATTAACCCCCGACAGATACGCCTGCCCGGCCTGTTTGTAGGGTATGTCGCCATACGTATCGACCAGAATCAGGAAAACGTAGGCCTTCCAGATACGAGCCATGTTGTAGAGATTACTGCGGGCCGTGTTGGCTTTGGTCTGATTCATGACATCGGCCAATAATTTAATTGGCCCATTGTTGCCATTGCCGGTCCCACTGTAGAGGTAGTTCCAGTTGATCATGGTATTCGCCCGAACGTCGACATTGTGATTGCCCCCTTCGTTGACACCATTGTAGGGCGTCAAAACCTGCTGAACAATGGCCTCTTCGTAAATAATAGTCTGAGAGGATATTGTAGTTGAAAACTCGGCATTGGAAAACAGGTAGATCGGATCGACGACCGTTGGCTGTACCGGATTTATGTTTACTTCCTGAAAGCCTTTATCGCAACTGCTCAGC
This window harbors:
- a CDS encoding RraA family protein, which produces MMKTTLLFTAALSALFMQWQAQQIAATKETISAYSQEWKGERYPDGRPKVSDDLVKRLKDISIEEAWGVLRNEGYTNQFEAGWQIIHPDKVLAGRVVTAQYMPSRPDMEKPIKEKGKTEKRSGGPNAWPIDVLQENDVYVADGYGKIIDGTLIGDNLGNSIFAKSKTGIVFDAGVRDLEGLEEIDGFVGFVRGVDPSFIKDMLMTGINYPIRIGRSTVLPGDLILGKKEGVIFIPAHLAEKVITSAEWVALQDDFGHQMLREGKYTPGEIDMKWSPAIITTFRAWLKQHPEKVKMSAQELEKRITAL
- a CDS encoding bile acid:sodium symporter family protein, with amino-acid sequence MKNLHAVALAGAGLLLVIAASMAIVGYGASAGWFVIGGLLLLAFGVRRFPAYAGLSFTVLISVAVALAMYHPDWLQNWGGFELKKLIIPLLQIIMFGMGSQSSLDDFAGILKNPKGVLVGIGSHYIIMPLIGYLLATLLPLPPAIAMGIVLVGCSPSGLASNVMAFIARANVPLSITVTAFSTLLSPFLTPALLKLLAGQLVPVDFWKMVMEILNITILPIVAGLLFNAFAYANQTRRSVGIQLVIYLAIIVLKNYLAIQTGEGSMLEGTLWNIGWFLVVPIVGGWLFHRISGGRRDILDRVLSMLSMVGITVIVTVITAAGQKSLLDVGLLLLLACFLHNTLGYLLGYWTCRAVGLNEQSSRSVAFEVGMQNAGMASGLALQMGQLATTGLAPAIFGPLMNTSGSMLANWWRNRSGDDREENLAQPLSQTPKALES
- a CDS encoding SusD/RagB family nutrient-binding outer membrane lipoprotein, giving the protein MKNKLCFLALTVVGIGLSSCDKGFQEVNINPVQPTVVDPIYLFSNAEFSTTISSQTIIYEEAIVQQVLTPYNGVNEGGNHNVDVRANTMINWNYLYSGTGNGNNGPIKLLADVMNQTKANTARSNLYNMARIWKAYVFLILVDTYGDIPYKQAGQAYLSGVNLPVYDNQQEIYTDLLNEVDQATTALDATKTIETGDIFFKGNIAQWKRFGNSLLLRMAMRLTKVDAQKAQTLVQKAFQNGVMQSNDDNVKIQFTSIFNSPLSNLWNGTEKANFYLAQPFIDYLKTTKDPRLKVIATKYAEPSKNPDATTEDNTPANQVGIPVGYDDGSIKTAPGFPGTVGSGGWKYSQLNRRTLGKVDAVQYYITHAQTQLLLAEAAQRGWIQGKASDFYQAGVRAHMSQITDPAYPITAADMDAYLTANPFDATNALNQINSQYWVASLLNGPEAWANWRRSGYPALAPNPYPGKTIKGDFIHRLTYPSNERSVNVTNYNLAVARQGADDLDTRLFWDK